In one Erythrobacteraceae bacterium WH01K genomic region, the following are encoded:
- a CDS encoding N-acetyltransferase: MTIRIRAERDGDARAIFALTKAAFHEAPHADGDEAELVDRLRDSGDLALSLVAVNQDKDIIGHVAFSPVSISGAPGQWYQLAPISVMPMRQKSGIGSRLVEAGLAQLAERGAAGVALVGDPAYYSRFGFTQDHDVSLDPEMNPFLQVTLLGASAMPTGKLTLAPAFG; this comes from the coding sequence ATGACGATTCGCATACGCGCAGAACGGGATGGCGACGCGCGCGCCATTTTCGCGCTGACGAAAGCAGCGTTTCACGAGGCGCCGCATGCCGATGGCGACGAGGCGGAACTGGTGGACCGGCTGCGGGACAGCGGCGATCTGGCGCTGTCACTGGTGGCGGTAAACCAGGACAAGGACATCATCGGCCATGTCGCGTTCTCGCCTGTCTCCATTTCCGGCGCGCCGGGACAGTGGTACCAGCTGGCCCCGATATCGGTCATGCCGATGCGGCAGAAAAGCGGCATCGGGTCGCGTCTTGTCGAAGCCGGATTGGCGCAGCTTGCCGAACGCGGGGCGGCAGGCGTCGCGCTGGTCGGCGACCCGGCCTATTATTCCCGGTTCGGGTTCACGCAGGATCACGATGTGTCGCTCGACCCGGAAATGAACCCGTTCCTGCAAGTCACCTTGCTGGGGGCATCCGCGATGCCCACCGGTAAGCTCACACTGGCACCCGCCTTCGGCTAG
- a CDS encoding DksA/TraR family C4-type zinc finger protein, whose protein sequence is MAGGWTRDGAIQDQIDDTINDAVGAARSRLPKGASAEWCDECGEPIPEKRRAALPGVRTCVACQSARDAAVRHSSINRRGSKDSQLR, encoded by the coding sequence ATGGCCGGTGGTTGGACGCGCGATGGCGCCATTCAGGATCAGATAGACGACACGATCAACGATGCGGTCGGGGCCGCGCGATCTCGCCTGCCGAAAGGCGCGAGCGCGGAGTGGTGCGACGAGTGCGGAGAGCCTATCCCGGAAAAACGCCGCGCGGCCCTGCCCGGCGTGCGAACCTGCGTCGCCTGCCAGTCCGCACGCGATGCGGCGGTGCGCCACAGTTCGATCAACCGCCGCGGCAGCAAGGATAGCCAGCTTCGATGA
- a CDS encoding acyl-CoA dehydrogenase family protein has translation MTNAGMDADTFAQFMEQLERYVQERLIPAEKDVIANDAIPEDIVAEMKDMGLFGLTVPEDFGGAGLNTAQYAQVVKTMAYAAPAYRSIFSINVGMFNSAIKNGGTDAQKAEWWPRIASGEIACFGLTEPGSGSDSAAMATTAKPDPDGNGWILNGSKRYITNAPHADVALIMARTEKEAQPKNAHVSAFIVPMDTPGMSVGKSDKKMGQAGSHVADVMLDDVHVPGEALLGGETGKGFRFAMQSLDNGRISVGAASTGYARRALDSATQYANERQAFGEPIANFQLIQQMLAESWTEIYAAEAMMADVTARVDRGENTVKHAAAFKVFASEMCGRVVDRVVQIYGGAGYLAEYDAERFFRDARIYRIYEGTTQILQLQIAKHMLREWRAAV, from the coding sequence ATGACCAATGCAGGGATGGACGCCGATACTTTCGCGCAGTTCATGGAACAGCTCGAACGCTATGTGCAGGAAAGGCTGATCCCGGCCGAGAAGGACGTCATTGCGAACGACGCCATCCCCGAGGATATCGTCGCCGAGATGAAGGACATGGGCCTGTTCGGCCTGACCGTACCCGAAGATTTCGGCGGTGCCGGCCTCAACACCGCGCAATATGCGCAGGTGGTGAAAACGATGGCCTATGCCGCGCCTGCCTATCGCTCGATCTTCTCGATCAATGTCGGCATGTTCAATTCGGCGATCAAGAATGGCGGAACCGACGCGCAGAAGGCCGAGTGGTGGCCGCGTATCGCATCGGGCGAGATCGCCTGTTTCGGCCTGACGGAGCCCGGCAGCGGTTCCGACAGCGCAGCCATGGCGACAACCGCGAAGCCCGATCCCGATGGCAATGGCTGGATCCTCAACGGCTCCAAGCGCTACATCACCAATGCGCCCCATGCCGATGTCGCCCTGATCATGGCGCGCACGGAGAAAGAGGCGCAGCCCAAGAACGCCCATGTCAGCGCCTTCATCGTGCCGATGGACACACCGGGGATGAGCGTGGGCAAATCCGACAAGAAAATGGGCCAGGCCGGCAGCCATGTCGCCGATGTCATGCTGGACGATGTTCACGTGCCGGGCGAGGCGCTGCTTGGCGGGGAAACCGGCAAGGGCTTTCGCTTCGCCATGCAGAGCCTCGACAATGGCCGGATTTCGGTGGGCGCGGCCAGCACGGGCTATGCCAGGCGCGCGCTCGATTCCGCGACGCAATACGCGAACGAGCGGCAGGCCTTCGGCGAACCGATCGCCAATTTCCAGCTGATCCAGCAGATGCTGGCCGAAAGCTGGACCGAGATCTACGCCGCCGAGGCCATGATGGCGGACGTGACCGCCCGCGTCGACCGGGGCGAGAACACGGTGAAGCACGCCGCCGCCTTCAAGGTCTTCGCCAGCGAGATGTGCGGGCGCGTGGTCGACCGTGTCGTCCAGATCTATGGCGGCGCAGGCTACCTTGCCGAATATGACGCGGAGCGGTTCTTCCGCGATGCCCGCATCTATCGCATCTACGAAGGCACGACCCAGATCCTCCAGCTCCAGATCGCCAAGCACATGCTGCGCGAATGGAGGGCCGCCGTTTAA
- a CDS encoding CoA transferase, with protein sequence MYDLLGDLSIVEVSSFVASPTAGLYCAQMGAEVIRVDHVAGGLDYNRFLLTEEGRSLSWENLNRAKKSVALDLRSGEGRELCVELAGKTGQCITNLPEKSFLSHAAMERHRADLVSVRIMGWHDGRQAMDFTVNAASGYPLMGGPENWDPETAPPVNQVLPAWDFITGAYCAFSLLAGLRHRDATGQGSEMRVPLGDVAIGTVANSGMMAEMLFRGTDRERLGNAIWGAFGRDFRSKDGVRFMVAALTAKQWTGLVEAFEVAEQIATLEKELGVDFSSGDEPRFTHRHRLADLFQQVAGETKYAKLEKRMAKAGTTFEKYRTAHEAANDPVLVADNPLFGPSPANPSGFEYPAPRSFANIPSREAGDPAPAPYLGEHSEQVLAERLGLGSGTIGDMIDRGIVRTSDKNNR encoded by the coding sequence ATGTACGACCTGCTCGGCGATCTCAGCATCGTGGAAGTATCCAGCTTTGTCGCATCGCCGACAGCCGGCCTGTATTGCGCACAGATGGGGGCGGAGGTCATCCGCGTCGACCACGTCGCGGGCGGCCTCGATTACAACCGCTTCCTGCTGACGGAAGAAGGCCGCTCGCTCAGCTGGGAGAACCTCAACCGCGCGAAGAAATCCGTCGCGCTCGACCTTCGCAGCGGCGAGGGGCGCGAGCTCTGCGTCGAACTGGCGGGCAAGACCGGGCAGTGCATCACCAACCTGCCGGAAAAGAGTTTCCTCAGCCACGCCGCGATGGAACGGCACCGCGCCGACCTCGTCTCGGTCCGCATCATGGGCTGGCATGACGGGCGCCAGGCGATGGATTTCACCGTCAACGCGGCCAGCGGTTATCCGCTGATGGGCGGGCCGGAGAACTGGGACCCGGAAACCGCTCCGCCGGTCAACCAGGTGCTGCCCGCATGGGATTTCATCACCGGCGCCTATTGCGCGTTTTCCTTGCTGGCCGGTCTGCGCCACCGCGATGCGACCGGGCAGGGTAGCGAAATGCGCGTGCCGCTGGGCGACGTTGCCATCGGTACGGTCGCCAATTCCGGCATGATGGCGGAAATGCTGTTCCGCGGCACCGACCGCGAACGGCTCGGCAATGCGATCTGGGGCGCGTTCGGCCGCGACTTTCGCAGCAAGGACGGTGTCCGCTTCATGGTCGCCGCCCTGACGGCCAAGCAATGGACGGGCCTGGTCGAGGCGTTCGAGGTGGCCGAACAGATTGCGACGCTGGAAAAGGAGCTGGGGGTCGATTTCTCATCCGGCGACGAACCGCGCTTCACCCATCGCCACCGCCTGGCAGACCTGTTCCAGCAGGTCGCGGGCGAAACCAAATACGCGAAGCTGGAAAAGCGCATGGCGAAGGCAGGCACCACCTTCGAGAAATATCGCACCGCGCACGAGGCGGCGAACGATCCCGTGCTGGTGGCGGACAATCCGCTGTTCGGCCCTTCGCCTGCCAATCCGAGCGGCTTCGAATATCCCGCCCCTCGCAGCTTTGCCAACATCCCGTCGCGCGAAGCGGGCGACCCCGCGCCTGCCCCGTATCTGGGCGAACACAGCGAACAGGTTCTGGCGGAACGGCTGGGCCTCGGCAGCGGGACCATCGGCGACATGATCGATCGCGGCATCGTGCGCACCAGTGACAAGAACAACAGGTAG
- the asd gene encoding archaetidylserine decarboxylase (Phosphatidylserine decarboxylase is synthesized as a single chain precursor. Generation of the pyruvoyl active site from a Ser is coupled to cleavage of a Gly-Ser bond between the larger (beta) and smaller (alpha chains). It is an integral membrane protein.): protein MISPFVRLQHAVPQHALSRLAGRFAGSRRPWLRDRLIERFARTYGIDMREAERPLGSYDSFNDFFTRSLKPGARPLGDAERHVLSPADGAISQLGKIEKGRIFQAKGHEYTATELLGGDTDAAAKFEHGHFATIYLSPRDYHRVHMPVAGRLEQTTYVPGDLFSVNTETAARVPRLFARNERLACLFDTELGSVASVMVGAMIVAGIETVWGGRVEPHGKELIRAVHGEGGEGSQRYEAGDEMGRFLLGSTVVLLFEEGRVAFDEGLKAGSPVRMGQALARRL from the coding sequence ATGATCAGTCCTTTCGTTCGCCTGCAGCACGCCGTGCCGCAACATGCCCTGTCCCGGCTCGCAGGGCGTTTCGCGGGAAGCCGACGGCCCTGGTTGCGCGACCGCCTAATCGAACGCTTCGCCCGCACCTACGGCATCGATATGAGAGAAGCGGAGCGGCCGCTGGGGAGCTATGACAGTTTCAACGACTTCTTCACCCGCTCCCTGAAACCCGGCGCACGTCCGCTGGGCGATGCCGAAAGGCATGTGCTCAGCCCCGCCGACGGGGCAATCAGCCAGCTCGGGAAGATCGAGAAGGGCCGAATTTTCCAGGCGAAGGGCCATGAGTATACCGCCACCGAACTGCTGGGCGGCGATACGGACGCGGCGGCGAAGTTCGAGCATGGCCATTTCGCCACGATCTATCTAAGCCCCCGCGATTATCACCGGGTCCACATGCCGGTTGCGGGGCGGTTAGAGCAAACGACCTATGTTCCCGGCGATCTTTTCTCGGTCAATACCGAGACCGCCGCCCGAGTCCCGCGCCTGTTCGCGCGCAACGAACGGCTCGCCTGCCTGTTCGATACCGAGCTGGGCAGCGTTGCCAGCGTGATGGTGGGGGCAATGATCGTTGCCGGGATCGAGACGGTCTGGGGCGGCCGGGTCGAACCGCATGGTAAGGAACTGATCCGCGCTGTCCATGGCGAGGGCGGGGAGGGCAGCCAGCGCTACGAAGCCGGTGACGAGATGGGCCGCTTCCTCCTCGGTTCGACCGTGGTTCTCCTGTTCGAGGAAGGCCGTGTTGCCTTCGACGAAGGGCTGAAGGCCGGAAGCCCGGTGCGCATGGGGCAGGCCCTGGCCCGCAGGCTCTAG
- a CDS encoding right-handed parallel beta-helix repeat-containing protein, whose product MENPASRSSAPDMHGSLGRPSILLGGVIAAAAVALIPAAALLAQPASAPFTVVESGRGFGSLQQAVDAIGNGQGSIAIRAGTYRECAVQQGGSVSYLASNAGEVIFDGTTCEGKAALVLRGENASIAGLVFKNMAVPDYNGAGIRLETGNLTVTQSWFLDSQQGILTANGIPSRIVIDRSTFSGLGTCEGAGGCAHSIYVGRVPHLRITRSRFERGSGGHYVKSRAVRTDVAASSFDDSAGSSTNYMIDLPSGSAGQITNNWFVQGRDKENYSAFIAVSPEGRENPTDDLLIAGNDARFVPGLSRKSAFVADWGAGDVTVEGNTIGAGITRYERR is encoded by the coding sequence ATGGAAAATCCTGCTTCCCGCTCGTCTGCACCTGACATGCACGGCTCGCTTGGCCGCCCGTCCATCCTGCTGGGTGGCGTGATTGCCGCCGCGGCCGTCGCCCTGATCCCGGCGGCAGCGCTTCTCGCGCAGCCGGCGAGTGCGCCGTTCACGGTGGTAGAAAGCGGTCGGGGCTTCGGCTCGCTGCAACAGGCGGTGGATGCCATCGGCAACGGGCAGGGCAGCATTGCCATCCGCGCCGGGACCTACCGCGAATGCGCGGTGCAGCAAGGCGGATCGGTGTCCTATCTCGCCAGCAATGCGGGCGAGGTGATCTTCGACGGCACCACCTGCGAGGGCAAGGCGGCGCTGGTCCTGCGGGGCGAGAATGCCAGCATCGCAGGGCTCGTCTTCAAGAACATGGCTGTGCCCGATTACAACGGCGCCGGAATCCGGCTGGAAACCGGCAATCTGACCGTCACGCAGAGCTGGTTCCTCGACAGCCAGCAGGGCATTCTGACGGCCAACGGAATACCCAGTCGCATCGTCATCGACCGGTCCACCTTCTCCGGCCTCGGCACGTGCGAAGGCGCAGGCGGCTGCGCGCACTCGATCTATGTCGGCCGCGTCCCCCATCTGCGGATCACGCGCAGCCGCTTCGAGCGGGGCAGCGGTGGGCACTACGTGAAGTCGCGCGCCGTCCGCACCGATGTCGCGGCCTCCAGCTTCGACGATTCCGCGGGGTCTTCCACCAATTACATGATCGACCTGCCTAGCGGCAGCGCGGGACAGATCACCAACAACTGGTTCGTTCAGGGCCGGGACAAGGAAAATTACTCGGCCTTCATCGCGGTATCCCCCGAGGGGCGCGAGAACCCGACGGACGACCTGCTGATCGCGGGCAACGATGCCCGCTTCGTGCCGGGCCTTTCGCGCAAATCGGCCTTCGTGGCCGATTGGGGCGCGGGCGATGTCACGGTGGAAGGCAACACGATCGGCGCGGGGATCACCCGTTACGAACGCCGCTGA
- the recQ gene encoding DNA helicase RecQ, protein MSVSAVSDPSAPAGASHLMDEARERLRELFGFSGFRGRQEEVVSRVLGGRSTLAVMPTGAGKSLTYQLPSAMLEGTCIVISPLIALMHDQLRSARANGIRAATLTSADADWRETMDAYRCGELDLLYVAPERASQPAFCDLLTAAPIALFAIDEAHCVSEWGHDFRPDYRQLRPLMDRFGDVPRLALTATADEHTRADILTQLGIPQDGLIVAGFDRPNIRYAIRHRDNPVRQLTQLMAENPGPGIVYAPTRRKVEELASKLADATGRNVLPYHAGLDPQVRADNQAAFVASEDMVIVATIAFGMGIDKPDVRFVAHAGVPKSIEAYYQETGRAGRDGDPAQATMLWGAGDFVTARQRLAELPDDRRAGDAKRLDALAMLVETPECRRAILLRHFGEDPPARCGNCDNCIDAPAVIDATQLSRKLLSAAYRTGQSFGFGHLQKVLTGHCDERIEQRGHDQLSVFGIVEGEEAALLRSVARALQARGALVATEHGGLALGGDARAIIKGEMEVAIVQPPKRSARRGNRDVTPNPVGDPLFDALRELRRELALEGQVPPYVIFHDAVLRAMASQRPGTLAELASINGVGAKKLDAYGERFLDCIRRH, encoded by the coding sequence ATGTCCGTATCGGCAGTCTCCGACCCCTCCGCCCCCGCAGGCGCCAGCCACCTCATGGACGAGGCGCGAGAACGGCTGCGCGAACTGTTCGGCTTCAGCGGTTTTCGCGGGCGGCAGGAAGAAGTGGTGTCGCGCGTGCTGGGCGGGCGGTCCACGCTGGCGGTCATGCCGACGGGTGCGGGCAAGTCGCTGACCTACCAGCTGCCGTCTGCCATGCTGGAGGGGACCTGCATCGTCATCTCGCCGCTGATCGCATTGATGCACGACCAGCTGCGATCGGCCCGCGCGAACGGCATTCGCGCGGCCACGCTGACCAGCGCCGATGCCGACTGGCGGGAAACGATGGACGCCTATCGCTGCGGCGAGCTCGACCTGCTGTATGTCGCGCCGGAACGGGCAAGCCAGCCTGCCTTCTGCGACCTGCTGACAGCGGCGCCGATTGCCCTGTTCGCCATCGACGAGGCGCATTGCGTTTCGGAATGGGGGCATGATTTCCGGCCCGATTACCGCCAGCTTCGTCCGCTGATGGACCGGTTCGGCGATGTCCCGCGCCTGGCCCTGACCGCCACGGCCGACGAACATACACGGGCCGATATCCTGACCCAGCTGGGCATCCCGCAGGACGGGCTGATCGTGGCGGGCTTCGATCGGCCGAACATCCGTTATGCCATCCGTCACAGGGACAATCCGGTGCGCCAGCTGACCCAGCTGATGGCGGAAAACCCGGGGCCGGGCATCGTTTACGCGCCGACCCGCCGCAAGGTGGAGGAGCTGGCGTCGAAACTGGCCGATGCCACGGGCAGGAACGTCCTGCCCTATCACGCCGGACTCGACCCGCAGGTCCGCGCCGACAACCAGGCGGCTTTCGTCGCGAGCGAGGACATGGTGATCGTCGCCACCATCGCCTTCGGCATGGGCATCGACAAGCCGGATGTGCGGTTCGTCGCCCATGCGGGCGTGCCGAAATCGATCGAGGCCTATTACCAGGAGACGGGCCGGGCGGGACGCGATGGGGACCCGGCGCAGGCCACCATGCTGTGGGGTGCGGGCGATTTCGTCACTGCCCGTCAGAGGCTGGCCGAACTGCCGGACGACCGCCGGGCCGGGGATGCAAAGCGGCTGGACGCCCTCGCCATGCTGGTCGAGACGCCCGAATGCCGCCGCGCCATCCTGCTCAGGCATTTCGGGGAGGACCCGCCCGCCCGCTGCGGCAATTGCGACAATTGCATCGATGCGCCTGCAGTGATCGATGCGACCCAGCTGTCGCGCAAGCTTCTCTCCGCCGCCTACCGCACCGGGCAGAGCTTCGGCTTCGGCCACCTGCAAAAGGTGCTGACCGGCCATTGCGACGAACGCATCGAACAGCGCGGTCACGACCAGCTGAGCGTTTTCGGCATCGTCGAGGGCGAGGAGGCCGCGCTGCTGCGTTCGGTGGCGAGGGCATTGCAGGCGCGCGGGGCGCTGGTGGCGACCGAGCATGGCGGCCTGGCGCTGGGCGGCGATGCCCGGGCGATCATCAAGGGCGAGATGGAGGTCGCCATCGTCCAGCCTCCGAAACGCAGCGCGCGTCGGGGAAATCGGGATGTCACCCCCAATCCGGTCGGCGATCCGCTGTTCGATGCCTTGCGCGAATTGCGCCGCGAACTGGCGCTGGAAGGGCAGGTGCCGCCCTACGTCATCTTCCACGACGCCGTGCTGCGCGCAATGGCGAGCCAGCGGCCCGGCACGCTGGCAGAGCTTGCCTCGATCAACGGGGTCGGCGCAAAGAAGCTTGATGCCTACGGCGAACGCTTTCTCGATTGTATCCGCCGGCACTGA